From the Drosophila sechellia strain sech25 chromosome X, ASM438219v1, whole genome shotgun sequence genome, the window TCCGTTTCACCATAGGCGTGGCCAATACTTACGTCCTAGGACACCACAAACACCGCAACAAATACCGACAAGTAGGTGAAGAGAAGGGGAAAGGGATGCGTTAACCATGTGCGAGGCACTCGCGATTCTGCGAGATCCACTTACCACCACGGCGCTGTGCAGCGTACGGTTGTAGATTCGCTCGAACTCCTGCTTAATGGTCTCCAGGTCGATCTCCGAGCGGCTGACAATGATGCGGATGAGCGTGGCGTCATCGGTGCCGGCGCCATTCATGGCCTTGTACAGGCGGTTGGCGAAGAAGGCTGCCGGTGACTGGACGCACTCAACTGAAAGGTTAAGAGGTGTGTCATTTGGGCAAGTGTCTGTTACAACAATGAACAGTTTAATATACTGACCTATCGCATTCATGGCCTCGTGCAGCTCGTCGGACATCTCGTGCTTGATGGCCTGCTCGATGGTCTGCCCGGAGAGCTCCTTGTACTCCTCGAAGACGAGTCGCAGCTGTGGGAAGCTGGCGTGCGACATGATCCGGTTGAATACCTCCTCGTCCGTTCCCAGCTTGGCCTCGCCGGCCGAGTAGAGCTGGGCGGCTTGCTCTTTGGCCTGGTCGACGTCGACGGGCGTGTCCAGTCCGTCACGCACTCCGGTCACGATCAGCGTGAGCAGGCGGCGGAAGAAGCCGGAGGTCTCGCTGCACATCTGCTCGGCCAGCGGACGCTGGTAGCGCTCCTCGTAGACGGCCACGATCTGGGCCATCTCCTCGTTGGTCTTGGTGCACAGGATCTCGACGAGTGTGGCCTCCTCGGTGCCGATGCCCGCCATGGCTGCGTGCAGTTGCTTGCACAGGTACTCCACCGGTGGCATCATTAGACCCACGATCACGTCCTCGAACTTGCCGCCCAGCTCGTCCTTTAGATCGTCCACCAGGTCGCGCTCGAACTCTGCCTCGTAAACCGCCTTGATCGTCTGCCTCTGCTGGTTGCTCCTGCCGACGAGCACGTCGATGATCTCCTGCTCGTCGGTGCCGAATCCCTTCATCGCCGCCCGCAGCACCTGGGCGTCCTGGGCGGCGTCGAAGGGAGCTGCGTCCTTAACCGTGGGCACGGGCTGCACAgtgaaaatgtatttatttttaccaAAAAAGTAATCTTTAATACTAGCAGCCTAACACATATTACGGTCATATTCACATCATACATTTGCAATAGTGATTTCTATGATCTCAATTTGTTCCATTCATAGACAATATCTGGAACATGCAAAGTAAGGAAGGTCTGGGTTTAAGTACCATCGCTGCCTCCTAAACTTTTCCATTTCGATATCACATTTCACATAGGAGAAAGTATGTATATGCAA encodes:
- the LOC6615097 gene encoding annexin B10 isoform X2, encoding MMDYKPVPTVKDAAPFDAAQDAQVLRAAMKGFGTDEQEIIDVLVGRSNQQRQTIKAVYEAEFERDLVDDLKDELGGKFEDVIVGLMMPPVEYLCKQLHAAMAGIGTEEATLVEILCTKTNEEMAQIVAVYEERYQRPLAEQMCSETSGFFRRLLTLIVTGVRDGLDTPVDVDQAKEQAAQLYSAGEAKLGTDEEVFNRIMSHASFPQLRLVFEEYKELSGQTIEQAIKHEMSDELHEAMNAIVECVQSPAAFFANRLYKAMNGAGTDDATLIRIIVSRSEIDLETIKQEFERIYNRTLHSAVVDAETSGDYKRALTALLGSA
- the LOC6615097 gene encoding annexin B10 isoform X1; this encodes MMDYKPVPTVKDAAPFDAAQDAQVLRAAMKGFGTDEQEIIDVLVGRSNQQRQTIKAVYEAEFERDLVDDLKDELGGKFEDVIVGLMMPPVEYLCKQLHAAMAGIGTEEATLVEILCTKTNEEMAQIVAVYEERYQRPLAEQMCSETSGFFRRLLTLIVTGVRDGLDTPVDVDQAKEQAAQLYSAGEAKLGTDEEVFNRIMSHASFPQLRLVFEEYKELSGQTIEQAIKHEMSDELHEAMNAIVECVQSPAAFFANRLYKAMNGAGTDDATLIRIIVSRSEIDLETIKQEFERIYNRTLHSAVVAETSGDYKRALTALLGSA